In one window of Vulpes vulpes isolate BD-2025 chromosome 1, VulVul3, whole genome shotgun sequence DNA:
- the EMP3 gene encoding epithelial membrane protein 3: MSLLLLVVSALHILILILLFVATLDKSWWTLPGKESLNLWYDCTWNNDNKTWACSNVSENGWLKAVQVLMVLSLILCCLSFILFMFQLYTMRRGGLFYATGLCQLCTSVAVFTGALIYAIHAEEILAERPPGGSFGYCFALAWVAFPLALASGVIYIHLRKRE, translated from the exons ATGTCACTCCTTCTGCTGGTGGTCTCTGCCCTTCACATCCTAATTCTCATCCTGCTTTTCGTGGCCACTTTGGACAAG TCCTGGTGGACTCTCCCGGGGAAGGAGTCCCTGAATCTCTGGTATGACTGCACATGGAACAATGACAACAAAACGTGGGCCTGCAGTAATGTCAGCGAGAATG GCTGGCTGAAGGCGGTTCAGGTCCTCATGGTGCTTTCCCTCATCCTCTGCTGCCTGTCCTTCATCCTGTTCATGTTCCAGCTGTACACCATGAGGCGAGGAGGGCTCTTCTATGCCACTGGCCTCTGCCAGCTTTGCACCA GCGTGGCGGTGTTTACCGGAGCGCTGATCTACGCCATTCACGCCGAGGAGATCCTGGCGGAGCGCCCGCCGGGGGGCAGCTTCGGTTACTGCTTCGCCCTGGCTTGGGTGGCCTTCCCCCTCGCCCTGGCCAGCGGCGTCATCTACATCCACCTGCGGAAGCGGGAGTGA